The following proteins are co-located in the Hevea brasiliensis isolate MT/VB/25A 57/8 chromosome 11, ASM3005281v1, whole genome shotgun sequence genome:
- the LOC110654432 gene encoding pentatricopeptide repeat-containing protein At5g24830 isoform X1: MEPEQSSGGGLYVPGKQRVEFRAPQRRSLLAFGMRSQDWFSNNKGCNDEGDPQVVFNVLDAMLNGSLERLKSMREGISSIKAGLIGRVMNVSCAGYIAIIRDLCLVGKLGAALWLRRKMVQKGFVPDVITHNYLVNGLCKTGDLGSADWLIREMLEMGPSPNCATYNTFIKGYCLINDVDKALFIFATMNNNGIRPNRVTFNILVHALCKRGLLENAKKLLSEILEDDDEKKRSDLITSTILMDGCIKNGDIVQAFGIWDTMSQKNTLMDAIAYNVLIHGLCLTENMKLAYSYSCEMLKRGLLPDIFTYNTLISGLCKAGKLYEACHIHDVMLRMGVAPDHISYKILIQGLCAQGDVFRANDYLHCMLKKSMVPEPQVWNLIINGYGRCGDPDNAFAIRGQMMSFGVLPNVFTYNALIHAHVKVQNIVGANSLKKEMVCHGLFPDVVTYNLLISAACNEGRIHFALHLYNEMLGRGYEPDMITYTELIKGHCVMGKMNEAANLFSKLQNSGLAVDHVPFQILIKKYCIMRETDRAFDLYQKWLTRKNVGNDFEPCI; the protein is encoded by the exons ATGGAACCTGAGCAGAGCAGTGGTGGAGGATTATATGTTCCTGGGAAGCAGAGAGTCGAGTTCAGAGCTCCTCAAAGGAGGTCCCTTTTAG CATTCGGGATGAGAAGTCAAGATTGGTTTTCAAATAACAAGGGATGCAATGATGAAGGTGATCCACAGGTTGTTTTCAATGTTTTGGATGCAATGCTTAATGGTAGTTTGGAGCGCTTGAAATCAATGAG GGAAGGCATATCATCTATTAAAGCAGGCCTTATAGGACGTGTTATGAATGTCAGTTGTGCAGGATATATAGCTATAATCAGGGATTTATGTTTGGTAGGCAAGTTGGGAGCAGCTCTATGGCTGAGGAGAAAAATGGTACAGAAGGGTTTTGTTCCTGATGTGATAACTCACAATTATTTGGTGAATGGATTATGCAAAACTGGGGACTTGGGGAGTGCTGATTGGCTTATTAGAGAGATGTTAGAAATGGGTCCATCTCCCAATTGTGCTACTTATAACACGTTTATAAAGGGTTATTGTCTTATAAATGATGTTGATAAAGCTCTTTTTATTTTTGCAACTATGAATAATAATGGTATCAGGCCAAATAGGGTTACTTTCAACATACTTGTGCATGCACTCTGCAAGAGAGGCCTTTTGGAGAATGCCAAAAAACTTCTTAGCGAGATATTAGAGGATGATGATGAAAAGAAGAGATCTGATTTAATTACCTCAACCATACTCATGGATGGTTGTATCAAGAATGGAGATATTGTTCAGGCCTTTGGCATTTGGGATACCATGTCCCAAAAGAATACCCTAATGGATGCTATTGCATATAACGTCCTTATCCATGGATTGTGTTTGACTGAAAACATGAAACTTGCATATAGCTACTCTTGTGAAATGCTCAAAAGAGGCTTACTTCCTGATATCTTTACGTATAACACTCTTATATCTGGTCTTTGCAAAGCTGGAAAATTGTATGAGGCTTGTCACATCCATGATGTAATGTTGAGAATGGGAGTTGCGCCTGATCATATATCATACAAAATACTGATTCAGGGGCTATGTGCTCAGGGAGATGTTTTTAGGGCTAATGACTATCTTCATTGTATGTTAAAGAAGTCAATGGTACCAGAGCCTCAAGTGTGGAACCTTATAATTAATGGTTATGGGAGATGTGGAGATCCTGATAATGCATTTGCTATTAGAGGTCAAATGATGTCTTTTGGTGTTTTACCTAATGTATTTACCTACAATGCATTGATTCATGCACATGTAAAAGTACAAAACATTGTTGGTGCAAATTCGCTCAAAAAGGAGATGGTTTGTCATGGTCTTTTCCCTGATGTGGTTACCTACAATCTTTTGATCAGTGCAGCTTGTAATGAGGGGCGCATTCATTTTGCACTTCACTTGTATAATGAAATGTTGGGAAGGGGATATGAACCAGATATGATAACTTACACTGAGCTCATTAAAGGTCATTGTGTGATGGGGAAAATGAATGAGGCAGCGAATCTTTTTTCCAAGTTACAGAATTCTGGTCTTGCAGTTGATCATGTTCCATTTCAGATACTTATCAAGAAGTACTGCATAATGAGGGAGACTGATAGGGCATTTGACCTCTATCAAAAGTGGTTGACAAGGAAAAATGTAG GCAATGACTTTGAACCTTGCATATGA
- the LOC110654432 gene encoding pentatricopeptide repeat-containing protein At5g24830 isoform X3, with amino-acid sequence MLNGSLERLKSMREGISSIKAGLIGRVMNVSCAGYIAIIRDLCLVGKLGAALWLRRKMVQKGFVPDVITHNYLVNGLCKTGDLGSADWLIREMLEMGPSPNCATYNTFIKGYCLINDVDKALFIFATMNNNGIRPNRVTFNILVHALCKRGLLENAKKLLSEILEDDDEKKRSDLITSTILMDGCIKNGDIVQAFGIWDTMSQKNTLMDAIAYNVLIHGLCLTENMKLAYSYSCEMLKRGLLPDIFTYNTLISGLCKAGKLYEACHIHDVMLRMGVAPDHISYKILIQGLCAQGDVFRANDYLHCMLKKSMVPEPQVWNLIINGYGRCGDPDNAFAIRGQMMSFGVLPNVFTYNALIHAHVKVQNIVGANSLKKEMVCHGLFPDVVTYNLLISAACNEGRIHFALHLYNEMLGRGYEPDMITYTELIKGHCVMGKMNEAANLFSKLQNSGLAVDHVPFQILIKKYCIMRETDRAFDLYQKWLTRKNVGNDFEPCI; translated from the exons ATGCTTAATGGTAGTTTGGAGCGCTTGAAATCAATGAG GGAAGGCATATCATCTATTAAAGCAGGCCTTATAGGACGTGTTATGAATGTCAGTTGTGCAGGATATATAGCTATAATCAGGGATTTATGTTTGGTAGGCAAGTTGGGAGCAGCTCTATGGCTGAGGAGAAAAATGGTACAGAAGGGTTTTGTTCCTGATGTGATAACTCACAATTATTTGGTGAATGGATTATGCAAAACTGGGGACTTGGGGAGTGCTGATTGGCTTATTAGAGAGATGTTAGAAATGGGTCCATCTCCCAATTGTGCTACTTATAACACGTTTATAAAGGGTTATTGTCTTATAAATGATGTTGATAAAGCTCTTTTTATTTTTGCAACTATGAATAATAATGGTATCAGGCCAAATAGGGTTACTTTCAACATACTTGTGCATGCACTCTGCAAGAGAGGCCTTTTGGAGAATGCCAAAAAACTTCTTAGCGAGATATTAGAGGATGATGATGAAAAGAAGAGATCTGATTTAATTACCTCAACCATACTCATGGATGGTTGTATCAAGAATGGAGATATTGTTCAGGCCTTTGGCATTTGGGATACCATGTCCCAAAAGAATACCCTAATGGATGCTATTGCATATAACGTCCTTATCCATGGATTGTGTTTGACTGAAAACATGAAACTTGCATATAGCTACTCTTGTGAAATGCTCAAAAGAGGCTTACTTCCTGATATCTTTACGTATAACACTCTTATATCTGGTCTTTGCAAAGCTGGAAAATTGTATGAGGCTTGTCACATCCATGATGTAATGTTGAGAATGGGAGTTGCGCCTGATCATATATCATACAAAATACTGATTCAGGGGCTATGTGCTCAGGGAGATGTTTTTAGGGCTAATGACTATCTTCATTGTATGTTAAAGAAGTCAATGGTACCAGAGCCTCAAGTGTGGAACCTTATAATTAATGGTTATGGGAGATGTGGAGATCCTGATAATGCATTTGCTATTAGAGGTCAAATGATGTCTTTTGGTGTTTTACCTAATGTATTTACCTACAATGCATTGATTCATGCACATGTAAAAGTACAAAACATTGTTGGTGCAAATTCGCTCAAAAAGGAGATGGTTTGTCATGGTCTTTTCCCTGATGTGGTTACCTACAATCTTTTGATCAGTGCAGCTTGTAATGAGGGGCGCATTCATTTTGCACTTCACTTGTATAATGAAATGTTGGGAAGGGGATATGAACCAGATATGATAACTTACACTGAGCTCATTAAAGGTCATTGTGTGATGGGGAAAATGAATGAGGCAGCGAATCTTTTTTCCAAGTTACAGAATTCTGGTCTTGCAGTTGATCATGTTCCATTTCAGATACTTATCAAGAAGTACTGCATAATGAGGGAGACTGATAGGGCATTTGACCTCTATCAAAAGTGGTTGACAAGGAAAAATGTAG GCAATGACTTTGAACCTTGCATATGA
- the LOC110654432 gene encoding pentatricopeptide repeat-containing protein At5g24830 isoform X2, which yields MRSQDWFSNNKGCNDEGDPQVVFNVLDAMLNGSLERLKSMREGISSIKAGLIGRVMNVSCAGYIAIIRDLCLVGKLGAALWLRRKMVQKGFVPDVITHNYLVNGLCKTGDLGSADWLIREMLEMGPSPNCATYNTFIKGYCLINDVDKALFIFATMNNNGIRPNRVTFNILVHALCKRGLLENAKKLLSEILEDDDEKKRSDLITSTILMDGCIKNGDIVQAFGIWDTMSQKNTLMDAIAYNVLIHGLCLTENMKLAYSYSCEMLKRGLLPDIFTYNTLISGLCKAGKLYEACHIHDVMLRMGVAPDHISYKILIQGLCAQGDVFRANDYLHCMLKKSMVPEPQVWNLIINGYGRCGDPDNAFAIRGQMMSFGVLPNVFTYNALIHAHVKVQNIVGANSLKKEMVCHGLFPDVVTYNLLISAACNEGRIHFALHLYNEMLGRGYEPDMITYTELIKGHCVMGKMNEAANLFSKLQNSGLAVDHVPFQILIKKYCIMRETDRAFDLYQKWLTRKNVGNDFEPCI from the exons ATGAGAAGTCAAGATTGGTTTTCAAATAACAAGGGATGCAATGATGAAGGTGATCCACAGGTTGTTTTCAATGTTTTGGATGCAATGCTTAATGGTAGTTTGGAGCGCTTGAAATCAATGAG GGAAGGCATATCATCTATTAAAGCAGGCCTTATAGGACGTGTTATGAATGTCAGTTGTGCAGGATATATAGCTATAATCAGGGATTTATGTTTGGTAGGCAAGTTGGGAGCAGCTCTATGGCTGAGGAGAAAAATGGTACAGAAGGGTTTTGTTCCTGATGTGATAACTCACAATTATTTGGTGAATGGATTATGCAAAACTGGGGACTTGGGGAGTGCTGATTGGCTTATTAGAGAGATGTTAGAAATGGGTCCATCTCCCAATTGTGCTACTTATAACACGTTTATAAAGGGTTATTGTCTTATAAATGATGTTGATAAAGCTCTTTTTATTTTTGCAACTATGAATAATAATGGTATCAGGCCAAATAGGGTTACTTTCAACATACTTGTGCATGCACTCTGCAAGAGAGGCCTTTTGGAGAATGCCAAAAAACTTCTTAGCGAGATATTAGAGGATGATGATGAAAAGAAGAGATCTGATTTAATTACCTCAACCATACTCATGGATGGTTGTATCAAGAATGGAGATATTGTTCAGGCCTTTGGCATTTGGGATACCATGTCCCAAAAGAATACCCTAATGGATGCTATTGCATATAACGTCCTTATCCATGGATTGTGTTTGACTGAAAACATGAAACTTGCATATAGCTACTCTTGTGAAATGCTCAAAAGAGGCTTACTTCCTGATATCTTTACGTATAACACTCTTATATCTGGTCTTTGCAAAGCTGGAAAATTGTATGAGGCTTGTCACATCCATGATGTAATGTTGAGAATGGGAGTTGCGCCTGATCATATATCATACAAAATACTGATTCAGGGGCTATGTGCTCAGGGAGATGTTTTTAGGGCTAATGACTATCTTCATTGTATGTTAAAGAAGTCAATGGTACCAGAGCCTCAAGTGTGGAACCTTATAATTAATGGTTATGGGAGATGTGGAGATCCTGATAATGCATTTGCTATTAGAGGTCAAATGATGTCTTTTGGTGTTTTACCTAATGTATTTACCTACAATGCATTGATTCATGCACATGTAAAAGTACAAAACATTGTTGGTGCAAATTCGCTCAAAAAGGAGATGGTTTGTCATGGTCTTTTCCCTGATGTGGTTACCTACAATCTTTTGATCAGTGCAGCTTGTAATGAGGGGCGCATTCATTTTGCACTTCACTTGTATAATGAAATGTTGGGAAGGGGATATGAACCAGATATGATAACTTACACTGAGCTCATTAAAGGTCATTGTGTGATGGGGAAAATGAATGAGGCAGCGAATCTTTTTTCCAAGTTACAGAATTCTGGTCTTGCAGTTGATCATGTTCCATTTCAGATACTTATCAAGAAGTACTGCATAATGAGGGAGACTGATAGGGCATTTGACCTCTATCAAAAGTGGTTGACAAGGAAAAATGTAG GCAATGACTTTGAACCTTGCATATGA
- the LOC110654432 gene encoding pentatricopeptide repeat-containing protein At5g24830 isoform X4 has product MNVSCAGYIAIIRDLCLVGKLGAALWLRRKMVQKGFVPDVITHNYLVNGLCKTGDLGSADWLIREMLEMGPSPNCATYNTFIKGYCLINDVDKALFIFATMNNNGIRPNRVTFNILVHALCKRGLLENAKKLLSEILEDDDEKKRSDLITSTILMDGCIKNGDIVQAFGIWDTMSQKNTLMDAIAYNVLIHGLCLTENMKLAYSYSCEMLKRGLLPDIFTYNTLISGLCKAGKLYEACHIHDVMLRMGVAPDHISYKILIQGLCAQGDVFRANDYLHCMLKKSMVPEPQVWNLIINGYGRCGDPDNAFAIRGQMMSFGVLPNVFTYNALIHAHVKVQNIVGANSLKKEMVCHGLFPDVVTYNLLISAACNEGRIHFALHLYNEMLGRGYEPDMITYTELIKGHCVMGKMNEAANLFSKLQNSGLAVDHVPFQILIKKYCIMRETDRAFDLYQKWLTRKNVGNDFEPCI; this is encoded by the exons ATGAATGTCAGTTGTGCAGGATATATAGCTATAATCAGGGATTTATGTTTGGTAGGCAAGTTGGGAGCAGCTCTATGGCTGAGGAGAAAAATGGTACAGAAGGGTTTTGTTCCTGATGTGATAACTCACAATTATTTGGTGAATGGATTATGCAAAACTGGGGACTTGGGGAGTGCTGATTGGCTTATTAGAGAGATGTTAGAAATGGGTCCATCTCCCAATTGTGCTACTTATAACACGTTTATAAAGGGTTATTGTCTTATAAATGATGTTGATAAAGCTCTTTTTATTTTTGCAACTATGAATAATAATGGTATCAGGCCAAATAGGGTTACTTTCAACATACTTGTGCATGCACTCTGCAAGAGAGGCCTTTTGGAGAATGCCAAAAAACTTCTTAGCGAGATATTAGAGGATGATGATGAAAAGAAGAGATCTGATTTAATTACCTCAACCATACTCATGGATGGTTGTATCAAGAATGGAGATATTGTTCAGGCCTTTGGCATTTGGGATACCATGTCCCAAAAGAATACCCTAATGGATGCTATTGCATATAACGTCCTTATCCATGGATTGTGTTTGACTGAAAACATGAAACTTGCATATAGCTACTCTTGTGAAATGCTCAAAAGAGGCTTACTTCCTGATATCTTTACGTATAACACTCTTATATCTGGTCTTTGCAAAGCTGGAAAATTGTATGAGGCTTGTCACATCCATGATGTAATGTTGAGAATGGGAGTTGCGCCTGATCATATATCATACAAAATACTGATTCAGGGGCTATGTGCTCAGGGAGATGTTTTTAGGGCTAATGACTATCTTCATTGTATGTTAAAGAAGTCAATGGTACCAGAGCCTCAAGTGTGGAACCTTATAATTAATGGTTATGGGAGATGTGGAGATCCTGATAATGCATTTGCTATTAGAGGTCAAATGATGTCTTTTGGTGTTTTACCTAATGTATTTACCTACAATGCATTGATTCATGCACATGTAAAAGTACAAAACATTGTTGGTGCAAATTCGCTCAAAAAGGAGATGGTTTGTCATGGTCTTTTCCCTGATGTGGTTACCTACAATCTTTTGATCAGTGCAGCTTGTAATGAGGGGCGCATTCATTTTGCACTTCACTTGTATAATGAAATGTTGGGAAGGGGATATGAACCAGATATGATAACTTACACTGAGCTCATTAAAGGTCATTGTGTGATGGGGAAAATGAATGAGGCAGCGAATCTTTTTTCCAAGTTACAGAATTCTGGTCTTGCAGTTGATCATGTTCCATTTCAGATACTTATCAAGAAGTACTGCATAATGAGGGAGACTGATAGGGCATTTGACCTCTATCAAAAGTGGTTGACAAGGAAAAATGTAG GCAATGACTTTGAACCTTGCATATGA